The nucleotide window GGCTACTGGCAAGAGAAAAACATCTATTGCTAGAGTTATATTTTTTTCAAAAGGAAGCGGGGAAATATATGTAAATAAACAACCGTATAAAAAATATTTTAATATATTAGAATTAAAAAACAAAGTTGTTTCTCCGATTGAATTATTAAAACAAGCAGATAATTTCCAGTTTAAAATAAAAGTTCAAGGAGGAGGACAAACAGGACAAGCAGATGCTATTCTTTTAGGAATATCAAGAGCATTAATTAAATTTAACCCTGATTGGAGAAAAGAGCTAAAAGCAGCCGGATTTTTAAAAAGAGATGCTAGAAAAAAAGAAAGAAAAAAACCAGGATTAAAGAGAGCTAGAAGAGCTCCTCAATGGAAGAAGCGTTAATTTTTATAATTTCACTGATAGAATAATTTTGATAAAACGTCTTTATTGAGGACGTTTTATTGATTAATTTATTATAAATGATTTCAACTGCAAAAAATACTTTTTATTTAGTTATTGCTTATGTTTATCAAAAATTAATAGCTCTTTTATATTTTATTTTTTTAGCACGTTATCTGGGAGCAATTAATTTTGGAAAATACACTTTTGCAATTACTTTTGTTGCATTTTTTTCTATTTTAATAGACTTTGGGTTATTTCCGGTCTTAACAAGAGAAATTGCTAGGAATAAGTCAAATACAATTAAGTATTTTGGTAATATTTTATTATTTAGTATTATTATAGGTTTGGCCACATTTTTTTTAATATATTGGGTTGTTAATTTCTTTGAGTATGAGCCAATCCTTAAGACATTGGTTTATGTAAGTTTTTTAATAGTTTTTTTAGATACTTTGGCTCTTTTAATTTATCATGTTTTTAGAGGATTTTTAAATTTAAAATTTGAAAGCATTGGTATAATTGTTCACAAGACAGTAATGTTATTGTCTGGATTATTCTTAATTTATTTTAAAGCTGATTTGATTTGGCTCATGATGCCTCTTTTAATTGGAGCATTTTTTTATTTAGGAAATGCTATTTTCTTTTTAAAAAAAGAACTAAATATTTGGCCTATACCGAGATTTGATTGGCCAAAGTTAAAACCTTTATTGATTTTGGCTTGGCCTTTTTTTATAGCAATGCTTTTTGGCAAAATCTATGGCACTGCTGACACAATTTTACTTAAACATATTAGTGGAGATAAGTTTGTTGGCTGGTATATGGCTTCTCAAAAATTAGCTGTTTCGTTTTTAGTTTTAGTAGCTGGCTCATTGGGGACGGTTTTGTATCCTGCTTTTAGCTATTATTTTGTTAGGTCAAAAAAATATTTAAATGACTTGTTTCATAAAGGGATTTTTTATTTAATGTTTATTGCAATTCCATTGGTGTTTGGTTTCTTGTTATTGTCAAAAGAAATTATTTTATTTATTTATGGCAAAGATTATTTGTCAGCTAGATTTTCTTTAATTTTCATTTCTTTAGCAATCCCGTTTATGTTTTTTGATTATATAATAGCTGGCTTTTTAAATGCTTGTGACAAACAAAAAGCAAATACGCTTGTGCATGGTCTGGGAGCTGCTTTATTCGTTATTTTTAATTTAATTTTTATTCCTCTTTATCAACATAATGGGGCTGCCTTATCTGTTTTGCTTGGCTTTTTTATGCTTTTCTTGTTTGAAGTTTATTTATCATCAAAAATTATTAAAATAAGATTTAAGTATTTTTTTAAAAAGATTGGCTTAAGTATAATTTGTTCAATCGCAATGATTGGCTTGCTTTTAGTAATAAAAGAAAAAGTTCATATTCTTATTTCAGTCAGTTCTGGCATAATTGTCTATTTTGCTAGTGCCTTGTTATTTGGATTGATAACCAAACAAGAAATTATGTTTGTTAAAGATATTATTAAAATAAAAAAGAAAAATATATGAAATTAGAGATAGTAATGTTTAATATGTCTACTCACTCAGAAAGAAAGCAGGGAATTGTTAATCGTAATTATCATGTTGTTAAGAATTTATTAAACAATGAATCAGTTGTTAGAATTTTTGCTGTTGATTTTTTACCCTTTACTTTTAAAAGGGCTTTGAGAATATTTTTTGAAAATATATTTTATAAACAAGAGGGCAAGGTTATTTATAGAGACATTACAACCAAGTGTGTTAAAAGTAATGAGTTTTCTACGGAACTTTATATTTTTTCGACCATTGATTCAATTTTTTCAAAACAAAAAGTAATTCAAAAAATTAATAAAATTTTAGATAAAATTAATGAGTCATCAAAAAATGCTAATAAAGAATTAAAAAGAATAACTTGGTCATATTCACCAATGTTTGTTGATTATTTTTATAAACCAACCCAACCCAGCGGGATAAAATCAGATTTATTTATTTTTGATGCTGTTGACATTTGGACTCATCATCCATCTTTTTCATTATTTAAAAAAACATTAAAAGATAATTATTCAATCATTTCTCAAGCAAGCGACCTAATCTTTACGGTTTCCGAGAATCAGCTTAGTTTTTTTAAAAAATTAGGAGCTAAAAATGTTCATTGGATTGCAAATGGAGTTGATTTTAATTTTTTTGCAAAAGCAGAACAAACAAAGCCCTTAAAAGATTTAGACAAAATAACCAGGCCAATTATTGGCTATGTTGGAACAATTCAAAACAGAATTGATTTGGATTTAATGGAATATCTTGCTAAAAAAAATCCAGACAAGTCATTTGTTTTAGTTGGTCCTATTTGGCCTGTTTTTTTAAGAAAATTCAGGAGGCCGGCTATTGAAATTAAAAAAATAAAAAAATATAAAAATATCTATTTTTTAGGGAGAAAATCGTACAAATTAACGCCACGTTATATCAATGGTTTTAATTTAGCAATTATTCCGCATAAATTAGATGAATTTATTAAATATACATATTCTTTAAAGGCCTTGGAATATTTGGCTTGTGGTAAGCCAGTTGTAACCACGCCTGCTTCTGGTGTGGAAAAGTTTTCCCATTTGATTTATATTGCTAAAGATTATGTTGATTTTAATAAAAAAATTGACTTGGCTCTTAAAAGTGATAAAATAGAAACAAGCCAGCAAAGAAAAAAAATTGCAGAAACTAAAGACTGGCAACCGAAAATTAAAAAAATGATAGAATTAATAAATCAAAAAATATGACCTTGTCTATTATTATTGTTAGTTGGAATGTTAAAGCCCTTGTTGAGGCATGTTTATTGTCTATTTTTAAAAATGCTAAAGAATTAAAATATGAAATAATCGTCATTGACAACAATTCAAAGGACGGTAGCCAAGATTTGTTAAAAAAAATAGAACAAGACAATAATCAACTAAAAGTTGTTTTAAATAATAAGAATCTTGGTTTTTCAAAAGCAAATAATCAGGGGATTAGAAGAGCAAAGGGAAGATATATTTTATTGCTTAATCCTGACACTAAAATTTCAGGGATGTCTCTTCAAAAGGCAACTGATTTTATGGATAAAAATAAACAATGCGGAATTCTTGGTTCTAAAATAATAGGAGTTGATGATACTGTTCAGAATTCAATTAGAAAATTTCCAACCCCAATGTCTCAATTAATGATTTTTTTAAAATTCCATAGAATTTTTCCAAAATTAGGTGTTATTAATAGATATGTTCAGAAAAATTTTGATTATAATAAAATAGCAGAAGTTGATCAGGTCATGGGAGCATTTTTAATGACCAGAAAAAGTATTTTTGATAAGATTGGTTTGCTTGATGAAAATTTTTATTTATGGTTTGAGGAAGTTGATTTTTGTAAAAGAGTAAAATTGGCTGACTGGAAAATCATTTATAATCCAGATGTGAGAATTGTTCATTATGGAGCAGAAAGTTTTAAACAAATGCTTTCATTTTCAAAACAAAAAATATATACAACTAGTGCTCTTTATTATTTTCAAAAACATCATTCAATAAAACAATATTGGCCATTAATAATTTTTAGGCCGATAAGTTTGTTTTTAGCATTATTGGTTCAAATTTTCAAAATTAAATAATTTTATGAAAACAAGCTCAAATGAACAAATTAGATTTATTGTTTATTTATTCATCATATTCCAGCTATTATCAATAATTGGTTATTATTGGCAGACAGTGAGAGCTGTTGTTTTTTTTATTATAATTCTATTGACAATAATTGCTTGTTCACGAAAAATAGAATATGGTTTTTTAATTTTATTTTTTGAATTTTTAGCAGGACATGGTGGACATTTGTTTGAAATGGCTGGGATTTCCTTAAGAACATCATTATTTTTGATTGTAGTTGGTTGGTGGTTATTCAAACAAGCAGATAAATATAATTATAAAATTTTATTCACTTGGCCAAAATCACCAATTTTGGTTTTATATTTATTGCTAGGTTTTTTAGTTTTTAATGGATTAGTAAATGGCCTTAATTTTAATGACCCTGTCTTGGCAATTAAGGATGTGATGAATTATGCTTATCTTTTCTTGGTTTTTCCAATAATAGATATCTTAAAGAAGAATAATTTTAAAAAAGATTTTTTAAAACTATCACAAGGAGCAATCATTGGTATTAGTTTTATTACTATTTTAATTTTTTTCTTTTTTATTTTAGATTTGGTAGAAGTCCATGATTCTTTTTATTGGTGGTGGAGAAGCGTGGCTACTGGTAAGGCAACTTTTACTGGTAACAATTTTTTTAGAATAGTTAGTCCGCTTCATTTATTGATTTTACCTGCTTTTTTAATTTTGTTGAGCTTGTTAACTAGTCCTAAATTAAAATCAAATAAAATAGTTTTTTTAGCAATAATTTGTAGTTTGGTTTTACTTTTGAATTTTTCTAGAGCATATTTTTTAGGAATGATTATTGGTATGATTTTTTTAATAAAAAACTGGCAATGGAAAAAATGGCTGGGCTTTTGTTTAATTGTGATTATTGTTTTAATTCTTGAATTCACAGCTCTTTATGCCATTGCTAGCAAGGGACAAGCATTATCTGGTTT belongs to Patescibacteria group bacterium and includes:
- the rpsI gene encoding 30S ribosomal protein S9, with translation MPIKSKEKKKTTKQVTKPVKKTVSKTVVKKVAPKKKVVKKVVKKVAPKKKVVKKVVKKVAPKKKVVKKIALKKTIKQEQVIWATGKRKTSIARVIFFSKGSGEIYVNKQPYKKYFNILELKNKVVSPIELLKQADNFQFKIKVQGGGQTGQADAILLGISRALIKFNPDWRKELKAAGFLKRDARKKERKKPGLKRARRAPQWKKR
- a CDS encoding oligosaccharide flippase family protein encodes the protein MISTAKNTFYLVIAYVYQKLIALLYFIFLARYLGAINFGKYTFAITFVAFFSILIDFGLFPVLTREIARNKSNTIKYFGNILLFSIIIGLATFFLIYWVVNFFEYEPILKTLVYVSFLIVFLDTLALLIYHVFRGFLNLKFESIGIIVHKTVMLLSGLFLIYFKADLIWLMMPLLIGAFFYLGNAIFFLKKELNIWPIPRFDWPKLKPLLILAWPFFIAMLFGKIYGTADTILLKHISGDKFVGWYMASQKLAVSFLVLVAGSLGTVLYPAFSYYFVRSKKYLNDLFHKGIFYLMFIAIPLVFGFLLLSKEIILFIYGKDYLSARFSLIFISLAIPFMFFDYIIAGFLNACDKQKANTLVHGLGAALFVIFNLIFIPLYQHNGAALSVLLGFFMLFLFEVYLSSKIIKIRFKYFFKKIGLSIICSIAMIGLLLVIKEKVHILISVSSGIIVYFASALLFGLITKQEIMFVKDIIKIKKKNI
- a CDS encoding glycosyltransferase, with amino-acid sequence MKLEIVMFNMSTHSERKQGIVNRNYHVVKNLLNNESVVRIFAVDFLPFTFKRALRIFFENIFYKQEGKVIYRDITTKCVKSNEFSTELYIFSTIDSIFSKQKVIQKINKILDKINESSKNANKELKRITWSYSPMFVDYFYKPTQPSGIKSDLFIFDAVDIWTHHPSFSLFKKTLKDNYSIISQASDLIFTVSENQLSFFKKLGAKNVHWIANGVDFNFFAKAEQTKPLKDLDKITRPIIGYVGTIQNRIDLDLMEYLAKKNPDKSFVLVGPIWPVFLRKFRRPAIEIKKIKKYKNIYFLGRKSYKLTPRYINGFNLAIIPHKLDEFIKYTYSLKALEYLACGKPVVTTPASGVEKFSHLIYIAKDYVDFNKKIDLALKSDKIETSQQRKKIAETKDWQPKIKKMIELINQKI
- a CDS encoding glycosyltransferase family 2 protein, which codes for MTLSIIIVSWNVKALVEACLLSIFKNAKELKYEIIVIDNNSKDGSQDLLKKIEQDNNQLKVVLNNKNLGFSKANNQGIRRAKGRYILLLNPDTKISGMSLQKATDFMDKNKQCGILGSKIIGVDDTVQNSIRKFPTPMSQLMIFLKFHRIFPKLGVINRYVQKNFDYNKIAEVDQVMGAFLMTRKSIFDKIGLLDENFYLWFEEVDFCKRVKLADWKIIYNPDVRIVHYGAESFKQMLSFSKQKIYTTSALYYFQKHHSIKQYWPLIIFRPISLFLALLVQIFKIK
- a CDS encoding O-antigen ligase family protein; amino-acid sequence: MKTSSNEQIRFIVYLFIIFQLLSIIGYYWQTVRAVVFFIIILLTIIACSRKIEYGFLILFFEFLAGHGGHLFEMAGISLRTSLFLIVVGWWLFKQADKYNYKILFTWPKSPILVLYLLLGFLVFNGLVNGLNFNDPVLAIKDVMNYAYLFLVFPIIDILKKNNFKKDFLKLSQGAIIGISFITILIFFFFILDLVEVHDSFYWWWRSVATGKATFTGNNFFRIVSPLHLLILPAFLILLSLLTSPKLKSNKIVFLAIICSLVLLLNFSRAYFLGMIIGMIFLIKNWQWKKWLGFCLIVIIVLILEFTALYAIASKGQALSGLNYFKDRMHTFVSPEDEMSSLTRMIILPNLITQIKQNPVFGQGLGAKVFFDDPITGEIKNTFHLDWGYLEIWLELGIFGLVTYGLILLFIFYYAYKKLKHITSIFEQRFIIGLLAGLVSIAVSTLTGPFLFHPLGLFYLTFTSAYIINTK